In one window of Frigoriglobus tundricola DNA:
- a CDS encoding GTPase has translation MQPTEHRSAVGQLADDLRWLEDHCRRQPDLAAHAGTLRLASALARNVIGPFLEGQPTRPLHIAVVGGAGAGKSTVVNFLAGAKVAEANPQAGFTRHPTAFLPPGPAFSWPSYIGFLSPMHRLTADTPADTDEDVYQVKRLEATGGPAHPLAGFVIWDCPDMTTWASEGYVGRLMEVAALADVIVYVASDERYNDEVPTQFLHLLVRAGKAVVVALTKMRPADAPAFIEHFRQEILGRLPKLPSGDTPAVPVVALPQMTMAERTDPAGAGAKYRVPLLNQILVQCETDEAARVRTVTNAVKYLSTAGAGLLEVARTDLAELDAWRATVQSGRVAFEDRYRRQFLSGEQFRRFDRFRDQLTDLLELPGAGRLVSGVFWALRAPYRWTRDYVFGLVVRPDVLNLSEQAVLHDSLKGWLDALHAESLRRAGTHSLWKQIAIRFDSELGPQARDRFATEFRTFELKESEDLEDAGRALVAGLANNHALLYTLQGGKFVLDLTVIGGVVYFTWPPGWLLLLVPVGVSATHQFAELATRGVAEGARHRVRSHREALVTSSLSAPLAQWLTEWPSTGGTSFEKLHQILRRVPDAIRQMEDRVAAKVKQAQTPAPGPPPPQTPVPPEPPIA, from the coding sequence ATGCAACCGACCGAACACCGATCGGCCGTCGGGCAACTCGCGGACGACCTGCGCTGGCTCGAAGACCACTGCCGCCGGCAGCCGGACCTCGCCGCGCACGCCGGCACACTGCGGCTCGCGTCCGCCCTCGCGCGAAACGTGATCGGCCCGTTCCTTGAGGGCCAGCCGACGCGGCCGCTGCACATCGCCGTCGTTGGTGGGGCCGGGGCGGGGAAAAGTACCGTCGTCAACTTCCTCGCGGGCGCCAAGGTCGCCGAGGCGAACCCGCAGGCCGGGTTCACGCGCCACCCGACCGCGTTCCTCCCGCCCGGCCCCGCCTTCTCGTGGCCCAGCTACATCGGGTTCCTCAGTCCGATGCACCGGCTCACCGCCGACACGCCGGCCGACACCGACGAGGACGTGTACCAGGTGAAGCGCCTGGAAGCGACCGGCGGGCCGGCGCACCCGCTCGCCGGGTTCGTCATCTGGGACTGCCCCGACATGACCACCTGGGCCTCCGAGGGCTACGTGGGGCGCCTGATGGAAGTGGCGGCGCTCGCCGACGTGATCGTCTACGTGGCGTCGGACGAGCGGTACAACGACGAGGTGCCGACGCAGTTCCTCCACCTGCTGGTGCGGGCCGGCAAAGCGGTGGTCGTCGCACTCACCAAGATGCGGCCGGCGGACGCGCCGGCGTTCATCGAGCACTTCCGTCAGGAAATCCTGGGGCGGCTGCCGAAACTGCCGAGCGGCGACACGCCGGCGGTGCCGGTGGTCGCGCTGCCGCAAATGACGATGGCGGAGCGAACGGACCCGGCCGGGGCCGGGGCGAAGTACCGCGTCCCGCTCCTGAACCAGATCCTCGTGCAGTGCGAAACGGACGAGGCGGCCCGCGTTCGGACCGTCACCAACGCCGTCAAATACCTGAGTACGGCCGGCGCCGGCCTGCTCGAAGTCGCGCGAACCGACCTCGCCGAACTCGACGCCTGGAGGGCCACGGTGCAATCGGGCCGGGTGGCCTTCGAGGACCGGTACCGGCGCCAGTTCCTCTCCGGCGAACAGTTCCGCCGCTTCGACCGCTTCCGCGACCAACTGACCGACCTGCTCGAGCTGCCGGGCGCGGGCCGGCTCGTCAGCGGCGTGTTCTGGGCGCTCCGCGCGCCGTACCGGTGGACGCGGGACTACGTGTTCGGCCTCGTGGTCCGGCCGGACGTGCTGAACCTGTCCGAGCAAGCCGTTCTGCACGACTCCCTCAAGGGGTGGTTGGACGCGCTCCACGCCGAGTCCCTGCGCCGCGCCGGGACGCATTCGCTCTGGAAGCAGATCGCGATCCGGTTCGATTCGGAACTCGGCCCGCAGGCCCGTGACCGGTTCGCGACCGAGTTCCGCACCTTCGAACTCAAGGAGTCCGAAGACCTGGAGGACGCCGGGCGGGCGCTCGTGGCGGGTCTGGCGAACAACCACGCCCTGCTCTACACGCTCCAGGGCGGCAAGTTCGTTCTGGACCTCACCGTCATCGGGGGCGTGGTGTACTTCACCTGGCCGCCCGGGTGGCTGCTGCTGCTCGTCCCGGTGGGCGTCTCGGCCACGCACCAGTTCGCCGAACTCGCGACGCGGGGCGTGGCCGAGGGGGCGCGGCACCGGGTCCGGTCGCACCGCGAGGCGCTCGTCACCTCCTCGCTCAGCGCGCCGCTCGCCCAGTGGCTCACGGAATGGCCCTCGACGGGTGGCACGTCGTTCGAGAAACTGCACCAGATCCTCCGCCGCGTGCCGGACGCCATCCGCCAGATGGAGGACCGGGTCGCCGCAAAGGTGAAGCAAGCGCAGACACCCGCGCCCGGACCGCCACCGCCCCAAACACCCGTGCCGCCGGAGCCGCCGATCGCATGA